In Chrysemys picta bellii isolate R12L10 chromosome 4, ASM1138683v2, whole genome shotgun sequence, the sequence TGTGCTCCAGCAATCCACAGCTGCAGGATGACCTTTTGGTGCATCTAGGTGCAGTTGTTCAGAGGAGCCTCAAGGCTATTCTAAATTATGCTTGTGGCTAAACTAGTCCTTGTCCAGCAGTGAGATTGGAGACTACAAAGGGGGCATAAAGCCACTTTTACCATTTCCACCTTGGCCTGAGCTGAGCACAGCTTGGCCAGATCTGAAGATCTGTCCCTGTGTATCAGGTTGCCAACTCCAACAATTGGACTTCCACAGCAGTTGTATCCCTTAAGAACATAAGGacaaaaacagccatactgggtcagaccaaaggtccatctagcccagtatcctttcttctgCCAGTGGCCAATGCTAAGTACTTCAGAGGGACTGAATAGAGCAGGCAAtcagagtgatccatccccatgtTGTCCACtcgcagcttctggcagtcaaaggctagggatacccagagcatggagttgtatCCCTGACAATCGTTgttaatagccattggtggacctattctccatgaactcaCCTTATTCTTTTTTGAGctccattatagttttggccttcacctTTGCctgtcccctggcaatgagttctacaggttgactgtgtgttgagtgaagaagtacttccttatgtttgttttaaacctgctgcctattaatttcattgggtgacccttggttcctGTGTCAcgtgaaggaataaataatacttccttattctctttctccATATTGttcatcatatccccccttagttgtctcctttccaagcttaaaagtcccaatctttttaatctatcctcatatggaagctgtcatatacccttaatcatttttgttgcctttctctataccttttccaattctatttttttgagatggggtgaccagaactgcaagcaggattcaaggtgtgggcatatcatggatttatatagtggtattatatGTTCTGTCTTATctgtcccttttctaatggttcctaacattgttcacttttttcactgctgttgcacattgagcattttcagagaactatccacaatagcaacagctaatttagatcccatcattttgtatgttgagttgggattatgttttcccatgtgcattacttttcatttatcaacattgaatttcatctgccattttgttgcccagtcacccagttttgtgagatccctttttaactttttgcagtctgctttagacttcactatcttgagtaattttgtattgtcagcaaattttgccaccttgctgtttacccctttgtccaaatcatttatgaatatattgaataggactggtccccaaatgtatccctgggggacaccattatttacctttctccattctgaaaactaaccatttattccccctttgttttctgtcttttgtctttcttttatcccatgactgcttactttgcttaagagactttggtgcggattttctgaaagtctaagtacactatatccactggatcaaccTTCTTCTCATGTTTGTTGATCCTCTCAAAGAATTTTGATAGACTTGTGAGgaatgatttctctttacaaaagttgtgttgactcttccccaacatactgtgttcatctgtgtttctgataattctgttctttgctacagtttcaatcaatttgccaggtactgaacttaggcttactggcctgtaattgtcatGATTGCCCccagagcctttttaaaaaaattggtgtcacattagctatccacgaggcatttggtacagaaactgatttaagtgatcgggtacataccacagttagtagttccgcagtttcatatttgagttcccttAGAACTCTTGGTTGAATGCCATctggggtcctggtgacttattactgtttaatttataagTTTGTTCTATTATACTTTATTCAATTACCTGtaagttttgaatttttcttccagGTAACTTTGCTATCAAGCCTGACAAGAAGTCTGAAGCACACAGAAAGTTTGTAAAGCATCTTGGGATGATAGCTGGAGGAACAGGTGAAACTGTTATGCTGAGGGTAGGAACCTCGTGAGAGAGCAAATAGAGGTTTAGAGGGTTGTGATGATTATTGAGacattttctgtttaatttattttatgacTAAAAGTTCTCTCTCCATTATCAATTGAATCTGTTGCCTAACAGTGCTTTCTTTGATACGTGGATGTAATATTTTAACATTCCATTTGATTAAAATGAACATATTATTTTAAAGTGTTCATCTATGTATTTATGTACTGAACATTGTGGATTTCCTCTTTATACTAatattcagggcagggactgttttctcCTGTTTTTACGGTCCCTGGACAATAGGCTCCTGATTCTGATAGCAGATGTGGGATATTGCCACAGTATTAATAATCATAACaatacagagaaagagagatctGGTCTGAGCTCACATGAGTTCTGTCCTGGTTCTTAAACTGATTTAtcatgtgatcttgggcaagtcacttaacctctctgagtCTGACTCAGCCTCTGTACAATGAGGTTATAATATTTACTTTATCTATCCTACCAGAGTGTTTATTATTTAATGTTAGTGAAGCACTAGGTAAAGTGTTACTTTGTGGCTTTTTTGAGTAAAAAGAAGAAACTTTACACCTGACATGGATCAGAAATTGGgatattatgggcctgatcttgtggcttcatgcagacaaaacttccactgaaatctgcTTGCCATACTGCCTGATAATGCAGCCTTCGTGTGAGCTAAAAGGAAAAGCTCATCTATAATTGTCTTTTGTTTTGAATAGGAATAACTCCGATGTTGCAGCTGATCCGTCACATCACAAAGGATCCTAATGATAATACAAAGTGTTACCTCCTTTTTGCTAATCAGGTAAGTATGTTGTGTCACTTGTTTGCCCTCTTTTTTTACCCCAGGGACACTATTAGGAGGATTTTGAACTGGTGATACTGTTGTGATATTTAATTCTGAAAAATTACTTCCCTGAATCACAAGATTTTTTTCTTGATCTGTATTATGCATATGTGCCACACAGTTACGTTAAAGCATGTGGTCCTAGTCCATATATTTCACATGCAGAACTCCCTTTGATTATCAAGGCTGCTATGTGATTTGCCatggtttatttaaaaacaatctaTATAAAAAGTTACAGGAGACATTACGGTTTATTGCATCTGCTCTCATACACTGTCCTGAGTTcggtttcttttgttcttaaaccaacaaaaaggaaaaaaatatcccTAAGAAATCATATTAGTACAATGTACAAAGAGTTTCTGCATGTAAAACTGCCAGAAGCCCCGAACTCCTGAACTGAAgtttgtgggtgaaatcctggctccattgatttcagggatgTCAGGATTTCACTCCCTGTTCTTAACTCTCACTGTTACACCTAGGCACTGCCATGTTCGTAATATGCGAAAAAACCCACTGGTGGGGAGACCAAGACTAATCTGTGCAAATGGATTAAAGAGTTTTAATCTTGATTCTGAATTTCCTGGCATTTGGCTGTTTAACTATTTAACACTCGTATCAGCTAGGTTGCTGTTTAATagtaaaaataaatcagatttaATCTGGATTTACAGTGAAGAAAATTATAAACTACCATATGCTTAAGAAAAATTCAGTTTGTCTACTGACTTGATAAATGAGGAAAACTCTGATTCCTTCCTGCTGAAAATAAAGTAAGTGCCATGTTAGTCCATGTTACCGTGTGCACTGATATGGTCTGGTGacaaacaatccccccccccctttttttttaaacagactgaAAAAGACATATTACTGAGAGCAGAGCTAGAAGAGGTAGCCAAGAATCACCCTGATCAATTTAAAGTGCGGTATACATTGGACAGACCTCCTCACGGTAAGTTACTGGTTTTTGATTTTCTTCTGTCCTCTTTTCTGTATCCACAAGTTTTTCTTCCTACTAATATTGCTACAATATCCAGCCATCCATTcctatggtatctgagcactcCTAGCAAACTTACTAGTATCTGACAACCTTACCAAAGCAGGGAGCTGTTCTGTAAACCTTAGAAAACAGGAACTAATAATTAACTTCCATTGAATGGTGCAACCATTACCTGTGGAGCTTTGGATAGTGAAATGAAATGTTTATCATTGTACTAGTAGGGTAAAGTGTCACTTTCTTGGACTTCTCAGCAAAATACACAACTCTGCTGCTTTGTCTAGTCTGTGTCCCTCCCTCCTCATTTCGTCAGCAGAATCATGTTACCTTGGCATCGTCTCTGCTTAGTACTTGCTATGGGCACAACAGGCAAACGTACAAGTGCTGCTTACAGTAGGTCAGTTTTAAATAGGGTGCAACTGCACAATACAAAGACAAAGAATCATTTGTGGATTTCTATGTAGTACTGTATtgggagggaaaacaaaaagcTAGAGCTTGAACTCTACTGTATCTAGCTCACAAAACAGTGAGCCAAATTAATGGCTGGTGTAAGTGATCACAGTTatgttgattttaaatatttgacTTCAATGCAGTCAGAcctaggctgtgtctacacttaaagcaGCATGGGTAGATGGTGAAGCACTACTTAAGCGAGTAAAGACATGCCAGAACCTTAGGGTATATCCCCTACATGGCTTtttacatgcccaagcagtgcctctcaTGGCAGTGTCCCACTGCCGGAGCttttccccagggcaggggagaggcagcagggagaaTGGCAGCTTCTCACTTGtggagcctttccccgctgcttCCCTTCTgctagagcctttcactgccatgaGTAGGTACATGCTGCAGTGCgaagcagcctgcttttcactgcagcttATTGCGTACCCTACTTGCTGCTGCTAGACAAGGCTGTACTTAACAAGGGGTGGATGTCGTCCAGGGTTTTGATCCTACCCTTGTCAAGTGCCTGCTTACAGTAATGTGGTATTAATGCTGATTCTATAGGGATATTTGTCAGTGTGTGTGGTTGGTGTCATGttgaggggcaggatggggaccTTTAGTGTGAATATATGTTTGAATTGTTGTAAGGTACTAATGGTATTCCTTGTTTGTTTCAGATTGGAAGTATAGCTCTGGCTTCATTACTGCAGACATGATTAAAGCATACCTCCCTCCTCCAGGCAGAGAGACTCTTATTCTGATGTGTGGGCCTCCACCTATGATTCAGTTTGCGTGTCAGCCCAATCTGGAAAAACTTGGTTATCCCAAAGATAACACATTCGCTTATTAACACTGATGCAATGCAGTACATCTCATTCACATGCAGAAATAATCCATTTGCTACAGCACTTTTAGAACAATGTAAGTTGATTGCAATTTTCATAGTCATAATTAAGGGTTTTATTGAACAGCTGAGTAGTTTTGTTCTGCCTCTGTTACCTTGAATGTTTTTAATACTGAGAGCTTAAGTAATAGTCTTTAAATATCTTCTATTAAGCAATAAGACATGGAGATGCATATCTGGCTAACTATAATATGGAGAGGGTGTTAATATACAAAGTTAAAGGCCAAATGATTCTAGCTACCCGACATTAAGTTGCCCTGAAATGTTCTGCCCTTTTTTTGCTATGAGATAAAATTTGTATCCAAcgatacgggggggggggggggggagaaatcagtttgttttattaattatatACTTGGGTATAGCACTGACATTCAGTAGCCTACAATTGTCTTAAATTCTGAACCTATTTCCTAACTTACGTAAGGTTTGTGTGACAAGACTCTACATGTAATCCATTCATTAAAATGTGAATAAATTCATTTCTTTCCTGTATGAAAGAGGGGATAaagaatacagtaactcctcacttaacattgtagttatgttcctgaaaaatccaactttaagtgaaatgttaaacaaatccaattttcccataagatttaatgtaaatgtggggggttATGTTCTAAGGAAATTttttggggcagacaaaaggcattatatactgtacagtatacTGTGGGTGgaaggtgcccctggcttaccccacacaggcacagccctgtgcagacaatgaggcaggcaaggatgCTCAGAAGCACCTTgcgcagcggcagcttccccccagaagaacaggcgccgactttgccgggggatgcgccaggcctgcctcttccatccccactccacctcctccccggagcatgccatgtccccactcctccccctccctcccagcacttccctgctgccaaacagctgtttggccgtgcttaggactttcttggagggagggggagaagtggagacACGGCCCTTCTTCACTCCCTCTCAGAAAGTCCTAagtaggaagcgctgggagggagaggaggtggagaagaggaacttgtacTATGCTTCCTTGTAAAGTCTTTGCTCTTCCATAGAATCCTACAAGCAATGGACAGAGCAGGCACCCAAATGACATTATaaggaagcattgcacaactttaaacgagcatgttccctaatggagcagcgacaAAACTTCGAAACAACATTAAgcaggaggacgttaagtgaggagttacgtATTTCTTAGGAGTGTGCTGCCATAAAACAGCAAAGTAGATTAAGAAATCTAGTCTGGGAAGAAATTGCAGTAGCTCAGGGACAGTGAAAGTGCATGAAGAAATTCTCATGACTGCTCATACTGTTTTGTTAAAATCTTCATTTTAGAGTGAAATTTTATCTAAAATTTAATTTTGGGGATTCAATGTTAACCTTCATGCTGAGTCATTGAATGTTATTCAGGTATATATACTCTATCATAAGCTGGTttatttataagctgaccccccctcccaacatggataagtaaaaatggaaaatttttatgacccattcataagctgaccctataattcaggggttggcaaactttggctcccgggccatcagaaTATGCCGCTGGTAGGCAGAGACGGTTTGTTAaactcgagcgtccgcaggcacggaggtaaacctaagtaaacaaagtgtcccgacatgccagctgcttaccctgacaggccaggacagcaactggtggggaaattttttaggggggagaagctgggggtcaggggagtaactcCTGTGACTACCCCCCACATGACATCCCCATCCCACCTTAGCTGGAGCGGGCcagggaggatgtctctggcctggctgtaGCGTGCGCCAGCAGGCGGGGCCGGGTGGTGAGgccgcagcctgccagccctggagctttagctgcttcggaggctggggggagagactctggcctcccctcttcccttctggctctcctgcctctccttgctccctctgttgggggaggggctgtgtccccacCTCTCCCTatctatacctgttcataagccgacccctgtctctgatgcttcccttttttactaaaaaaattcagcttatcatagaatgtcagggttggaagggacctcaggagatcatctagtccaacccgctgctcaaagcaggaccaatccccagacagatttttgcccccctcaaggattgaactcacaaccgtgggtttaacaggccaatgctcaaaccactgagctatccctcctgttTGCCAGTACTTAGATTTCTGCTCTACAAAGAGGAATTGATTGACAGTCACTGAAAACTGCATTGCTGCCTTACATTGGACTGAACTTCAATATAAGCATCTACTGTTGTTATATGTACTGTGACTGACTCAGACCAGAAGGGATATAAGAGTAGTGGAAGGCAGGTATCTCAGCCTCAAAATGAGCAGGTCTCTGTTCCCTGGATAGCCAAACAAAGGCTACTCTAGGCCAATCAGGACACCTGATGCCACTTCAACCACTTAAGGTCGTTAAGCTAATGCCAGCACCTGACCTCAATTAACTGGCAAAGGGTCAGTTAAGGCCATTAGGCTAATGGAGacagctggaaccaattaaggtcCCACTCATACTGCTTTAAAAGCTCTCCTTTCCAGCTCTCTTGGGAGAAGCCCAGGTgaaaggagctggaggggaggaaTTGCTGAagcctgaggtaagggtgaagctagGAAACGGggaccatggggaagtggccccaGGAATCAAAGCAGTGTCAGTGGTGAAGGGAAAGCTgtcaacagctgctaccattagggttcctggctggaacctggagtagagggtgggcctgggttccctcccttcccccccatgctCTACAGCGATCCCCTTGAGAGGGGAAGCAGACTTTGGTCCAGGCAGGAGGCCAAACTGCGCCTACTGAGCTCTAAGGAGCAAGAGAGACTGTGGGTATTCCATCTTCCCACCTCCCATACTGGCCTGTGATGAAAGTAGCTCAATAAGCTGTGACCTTTGTCCCTGTACTGAGAAAGGGAGGTCATATTGAGGGCCTTAGTGAGCTTCTGAGGCTACTGAATCCACCTGGAAGCGCAGGCCCCACCAATCCAGGTCCAGAGCATTGTTGCAGTACTTATGAAATACTGTTCTCTCCATGAAGTACATGTGCTGTGAGCAGTTTCAGAAGTTTGCCTCCcccaaaagaaaatgttttcagccctcagctcacagagagccctGGTCCTTCCACACACAAGATACATGACTCATTCTATGGACCCTTAATCTTCATTGTTTTTACTATATATCTCTTCACAAACACTTTTCAGTTTGTGATTGTGCATTCACCATCTCAGGGCTGGTTTGTACGGTCTTGTGCCTTAAGCTTAGAAAGTGTGGGGCAGGGATCCTGTTTTTATTCTGTCTGACTGGAAAGTTGCATTTACCTAGTAGcacttaatgtttttaatcagaTGTTTGAGACCAATAAAATTTGCTCTTTATTACCGCACTGATTAAGTCTACTCAGTCCACTATCCCAATAATAgtcatagcaaacagatcaaaatgCTTCAGGCTTGTAGGCCAGCTGTCTTAAAAGTTGCGATGATCCCAGTGCCACTGAGGACTGAGCCCTTTTAATACCATTTCATTTTGGAGAGTCATAGTCAGGGCCCTTTGTAAAGTTTTCTTTGCTTATGTTTTTGCCAAATTATTTTCAAGAATGTGTGTTGTTATGGATTCCAGACAGCCTGGGCCAATGCTCCTTCGCTGTTATCTGGGCCAGTTGTTTTCAAGCTGGGGTATGCATACtgctgggggtacacagaggtcttccaacaGGTATagcaactcatctaaatattttaGTTCAGGCTATgtgaaaagcactagcaaagtcactACAAACTGAAATTTCAGAGTCAATGACTTGTtgatactgctctatatactataccctgaagtgtaagtacaatatttatattccaactttatttattttataattgtttcagtaatagcgtgctatgccacttttgtatttttaggtctgtaAGTAGCAATTTTTAAATGAGGTGTCGCTTGGGGGaacataagacaaatcagactcccaaaaggggtacagtagtctggaaaggttgagagcctctCGGCTAGGCTGTGCAGCTCAGAATCATCATCTTCCCTGGGAAGTGGCAAACATATAGCTGGCTTTAACTGGTGCACTGTTCACCAGCCTGCACCATGGCTTCCCTCATTCCCTGGCTGCAAGCTGGACTGcagagatgaaatcctggccccactgatgtcCATGGCAAAACTTCAATAGACTTTTCTGAGGCTAGGATTCTGTCCTAGAGGAGATTTACTTGCAAAGAGAAGCTCTTGGTGTGTCTTCTCTTAAGTGTCTTTTGAACCTGTCAATTTCCCCCTCTTGTCCATTCTACATctgtttatttttagaaaaaaacactAAGAAATAGAACACTGCATATTTACTCATTATGATAGCAATTacttattaacattttaaaattgttgtaTTATCATCATTTAGCTTTATAACACTTAAAGAATTCTCACTCATTTTGAGGGTGAAATTTATAACCTTTATGAAATGCAAAAGAATTGACTAAATAGATTTTTACACTTATGTATGACGCTTAGCTGTTATGGAGCATTTTTCCAGCCATAGACTTTTTCTCAAAGTGAGTATGCTCATTGAATAGATACAATAGAATAGAAACAAACACTCAGAGGTTAATAGAAATACCCAAGCATTCAGCAAGTCACTGGCAgaaatgggaatagaacccaggtattCTGACTTCATCAGTATTCTAGCCACATTGCCTCTCTGGGTGGAgatgtattttatataaaatcCCTACCCAGTACTCTGGGCATGGTACAAGTACCCTGTACTTAATGAGAGTACCCTGTCTTGAACTGTTGAAGAGCAAATGGGGGTGAATGAATAAACTTTAAAATTCCCCGAAGACCAGCTGCCCAGGCATATCTAAAACGTACTACACAGAGTCAACCTGGAATATAGACAAACATACAGCATTTATTCATTACAGTCTGATGCCCCAAAGGTCAGCGTTTGTATATCAAATAAGATACTCTAGTATTCAAATATAAGTTAACAGAACACTTAAGTCCACAAACCAACACACTggaactggatttttaaaaataataatacttacagTATGGCCTGCTTGAAACATCTCAGGGTGCAAAACTACCCTTCTCTGCTCTGTCAGTGTACATTGAGTCAACATTCATACAAAACAAATAAATTTAATTACACATTCACTGGCAGATTAATCTAAGGTGCACAGAGTACACTAAAATAACCCTGTATTCAAACAAACAGGGAGAATTATCAAAAGTGTTACTTAAAAATCTAACTCTGATCTCTGTTagaggttgggattttcaaaagtcctaTTCACTTATCAAACAGTTCTGCTGTCTCCATACATTAAAGCTTATTTTGCACAATGGGCATAGTGGAAATTAGCTGTTAATTTCTAGCATTATAGAGATTTATACACAAACTTGTTAACTAGTCTTTAGGAGAAGTCAGTTCTATGACCACAGTTCAAGTCTCACTTCCCCACTTGGGTCACACTCTGAAGCTTGTGCAGTAAGGGCTAGATTAGGCCATCTTTACTCTGAGTAATATCTTGCTCTTTAACTAGTCTTATTGAATAAGGGCCACCCCTTACTCATTCTGAATAGCACTTAAGTGAAAACAGCCAGACTTTAAGCTCTTTGAAAGAGGCATGTCTGGCATTGACATACCCTTGAGAAATATTTCCGAACATGGTCTAGCATCATAACACATAAAATAAAACCTCATTGCAACCACAAGGGATGAGAGATAACCAGTAACCCACCCTCAGACAGTGTTTAATTCAAGCCCATTATATATATTCCAAAATAAAATCTCTGTTTCAACACCTAGTCAAGATTGTTTTTGGAATTGCCCAGTACAAAATATCCTGCTGGTACTGTGGTAGTGAATGTGTATGTGGGGAGTCAACACTGTAGCCCCACTCCTGGGGGACCCCTGTTGAGGCCCATACAGCCCTGTCAGTCTATCTGGCTGACAGCTGAAGAGAAACCTTAAGGTAGAAGGGTTGTTAGGCAGCATTACATGGAAGGAGGCCTTGCAGGCATAACATCTAGCTTTTACTTGCAGCAAGCAGGACTGCCAGGTACCTCCAGCTCCAGGGGCAGCCCTCACTGGTTTggtatgtctgcactggagctggaggtataACTTCCAGTTTGAGGAGAcaataccaagatgggaggggttgaggtttggaggacaggattagaattcaaaatgatattGACAACCTGAAGAAATGGTttgaaataggatgaaatgtaataagtgcaaagtactactctTAGgcaggaataatcagttgcacaaaaacaaaatggaaaaggaCTTGCTACGAAGGactactgcagaaaaggatctgggggtttatagtggatcactAGCTGTGGGTCAACAATATAatactgtttcaaaaaaagcaaacaattctgggatgtattagctggAGTCTcataagcaagacaggagaagtaattcctTCTTCTCTACTTagcactggagtattgtgtccagttctgggtacagGGTACTACACTCCAGGAaagattggagaaagtccagaggagagcaacaaaagcaattaaaggtctaggaaacatgacctaagaggaaagattgaaaaaaaaccaGGAGAAGACTGATGAGGAAcataagtcttcaaatacataaaaagttgttaaatTGTTCaacttaaccactgaggacacgtcgagaagcaatgggcttaactgaaacaaaggagatttaggttagacatgagaaacttcctaattgtaaggTTGTGTAAGAATAGGAACAAAGTATctggggaagttgtggaatctgtctaagctgttcttaaaaacctccaatgacgacaaacacctgtgagggatggtaTTTAGTCCTGCCCCAGTAcagtggactggactagatgacctctcaagtgtctttccagtcctatattttTGTGATTCTATACCTGGATGATAATCAGGTCTCCAGAAAAGAACTGCACCACTACGTTTATGTCCTATTGGAGATGATAAAACATTCATCATTTGCCTTCCTTAGATGCATATGCAAGGGAGAGTCAATCTCTCGTTGTATTTCATCATTTAATTTCCTTTGGAGCAGAACACTTCTGGATTCATTGCAACACATCCTGAGATATGTAGCTCAAGTTTCTCTCTCAGCTATGCTAGCACGATGCCACTAAAATCTGTGGAGCTGCAGAGCTGATGTAGCCAATCTATACTCCGCAATAAGCTATACTAACACCAGTTAATGGCAGCAGCACTACCTAGCATTTCCTAACTAGCGACCCTTTGAATGTCACACTGGCTAGAGTTGTTTGCTACAGTTACATTAGGATAGTGCTCTACATAAGCACATATAGGAGGCTGGAATGAAGAGCGAACAGTTAAGGGAAAAGTGTAACTGCAGTAacggtctttttaaaaaaaaaaaaattttcacatGCAAATATTACAACTTGTTTCTAACCACATCTCAGTCATGCCAGTATGTGGAATCTATATATATTTACATTGCTTATAGTATGCTGAATGCAATTCAGGAAGCAAAGAGTCTTAGAGCAAAGGGGTTGGAGTTTATCACTTCCTCATGGTTTTCTAACCATCTGTGCTAAGTTTCACACTACATGTTAAACTGTGCTTTGTAGCTCTAGTCATTTTGACTCAAAATTCAGCGGCGCTTACTGAAGTGTTCCAGTTGTACAAGGAACTTTCATCAGTCATAAGGCAAACCATGTACTGGGCTAAAAGTTCTATTGCACTCACCTTGAGGTATCTGTAGCGAGGGTGGTATGCACCATTTTGGTATTTTAAATGTGCATTTTAAGTTAAATGAATTTTCTGCCTGTTCCACAACCACTAACACACAAAGTGCTTGTTTGAAGTCATGTGTTAGTCATTTTCTAAGAAAAGCCAACTTTTAGGTCTCTGTTTCCTTTGCAGTCTCAAACTGAAGATGGGATTGTGGGATTTCCTGCTGTGAGCAAATTTCTCATTGCAGAGAGAGCAGAGTAAGGATCTGCATGCTCTCTGCTGGCCTGTCTAAGAACACACCCACCTGCTAGGGCTTCAAGAAGGGGGAAAGGTGATCTGTCCTTTCTCTTCATCCCAATGATATAATCAGGATAGAGAAAGCAGAGACAAGGAGAGgtgcagaggaaggaagaaagaatgaGGGATGAAGTCTCTTCCTCTTTTTAGGGAGTCTCAAAATCCTAAAGCCAATTCTATCTCTAAATCAGACCAGCTTTTTCAGCAATGGT encodes:
- the LOC101932224 gene encoding NADH-cytochrome b5 reductase 2 isoform X4, with protein sequence MEPSAEISHDTKKFRFGLPSPDHILGLPIGQHVYLSSKINGNLVIRAYTPVSSDEVKGYVDLIIKVYYKNVNPKFPEGGKMSQYLNSMTVGDTIDFRGPNGLLVYKGTGNFAIKPDKKSEAHRKFVKHLGMIAGGTGITPMLQLIRHITKDPNDNTKCYLLFANQTEKDILLRAELEEVAKNHPDQFKVRYTLDRPPHDWKYSSGFITADMIKAYLPPPGRETLILMCGPPPMIQFACQPNLEKLGYPKDNTFAY